The following proteins are encoded in a genomic region of Dasypus novemcinctus isolate mDasNov1 chromosome 3, mDasNov1.1.hap2, whole genome shotgun sequence:
- the OAZ2 gene encoding ornithine decarboxylase antizyme 2 (protein translation is dependent on polyamine-induced +1 ribosomal frameshift) — translation MINTQDSSILPLSNCPQLQCCRHIVPGPLWCSDAPHPLSKIPGGRGGGRDPSLSALIYKDEKLTVTQDLPVNDGKPHIIHFQYEVTEVKVSSWDAVLSSQSLFVEIPDGLLADGSKEGLLALLEFAEEKMKVNYVFICFRKGREDRAPLLKTFSFLGFEIVHPGHPCVPSRPDVMFMVYPLDQNLSDED, via the exons TAGTATTTTGCCTTTGAGTAACTGTCCCCAGCTCCAGTGCTGCAGGCACATTGTTCCAGGGCCTCTGTGGTGCTCC GATGCCCCTCACCCACTGTCGAAGATCCCCGGTGGGCGAGGGGGCGGCAGGGATCCTTCTCTCTCAGCTCTAATCTATAAG GACGAGAAGCTCACTgtgacccaggacctccctgtgAATGATGGAAAACCTCACATCATCCACTTTCAGTATGAGGTCACCGAGGTGAAGGTCTCTTCCTGGGATGCAGTCCTGTCCAGCCAGAGCCTGTTTGTAGAAATCCCAGATGGATTATTAGCTGATGGGAGCAAAGAAGG ATTGTTAGCACTGTTAGAGTTTGCTGAAGAGAAGATGAAAGTGAACTATGTCTTCATCTGCTTCAGGAAGGGCCGGGAAGACAGAG CTCCACTCCTGAAGACCTTCAGCTTTTTGGGCTTTGAGATTGTGCATCCGGGCCATCCCTGTGTCCCTTCTCGGCCAGATGTGATGTTCATGGTTTACCCCCTGGACCAGAACTTGTCCGATGAGGACTAA